A section of the Bifidobacterium sp. ESL0728 genome encodes:
- a CDS encoding glutamine amidotransferase, producing MSIYPKDMNIYGDWGNVLTVKRRLALYGYEPVIHTYNQGDPWPEHVDMILGGGGQDNGQKKISEDFFKRADILRKLAEEDVPMLMICGMYQLFGEYFETIDGTKLEGIGIFGVYTEGRETRMIGNLLEHSDRFGDVIGYENHSGQTFLREGVQPFGHVDHEGWGNNGKDMTEGARVHNVIGTYMHGPLLPKNPEVSDFLIRAAATHRYGDFQPQQSESQKAELAHIDALAANARRVASSRPR from the coding sequence ATGTCCATTTATCCAAAGGATATGAACATCTACGGCGACTGGGGCAACGTCTTGACGGTCAAGCGTCGGCTTGCGCTCTACGGCTACGAGCCGGTCATCCACACCTACAATCAGGGCGACCCATGGCCGGAACATGTCGACATGATTCTCGGCGGCGGCGGGCAGGACAACGGCCAGAAGAAGATTTCCGAAGATTTCTTCAAGCGGGCGGATATCCTGCGAAAACTGGCCGAAGAGGACGTGCCGATGCTCATGATCTGCGGCATGTACCAACTGTTCGGCGAGTATTTCGAGACCATCGACGGCACGAAACTTGAAGGTATCGGCATTTTCGGCGTCTATACCGAAGGGCGCGAAACCCGCATGATCGGCAACTTGCTCGAACATTCCGACCGGTTCGGCGACGTCATCGGCTACGAGAACCATTCCGGCCAAACCTTCCTGCGCGAAGGCGTGCAGCCGTTCGGCCACGTCGACCACGAGGGCTGGGGCAACAACGGCAAAGACATGACGGAAGGCGCTCGAGTGCACAACGTCATCGGCACCTATATGCACGGCCCGCTCCTGCCCAAGAACCCCGAGGTTTCTGACTTCCTTATCCGTGCCGCCGCAACCCATCGCTACGGCGATTTCCAGCCGCAGCAAAGCGAGTCGCAAAAAGCCGAGCTCGCCCACATCGATGCCCTGGCCGCCAACGCCCGTCGCGTCGCCTCATCAAGGCCACGGTAA
- the murA gene encoding UDP-N-acetylglucosamine 1-carboxyvinyltransferase, whose amino-acid sequence MADTTEDVLHVEGGKPLNGTIKVRGAKNFVSKAMVAALLAPGVSLLKNVPEIRDVHVVSDLLRLHGATVDWDDAKGTLRIDATNVRLADVADVDTLSGSSRIPILFSGPLLHRLGEAFIPQLGGCNIGGRPIDFHLETLRKLGANVDKEHRDGIHITAPNGLHGAKIHLPYPSVGATEQTLLAAVQAEGKTELSGAATEPEIMDLVAVLQKMGAIISVDVDRTFRIEGVKTLKGFTHTALTDRIEAASWASAALATHGDIFVKGATQPEMMTFLNVYRKIGGEFDVTDEGIRFWHPGGDLKPVAIETDVHPGFMTDWQQPLVVALTQANGLSIVHETVYENRFGFTKPLIKMGATIQLYRECLGSLPCRFQQRNYKHSAVIFGPTPLEGRDIDVPDLRGGFSHLIAALAANGPSNVQGISLIDRGYADFRGKLAALGADFD is encoded by the coding sequence TTGGCAGATACTACAGAAGACGTCCTGCACGTCGAAGGCGGCAAACCGCTTAACGGCACCATCAAGGTGCGCGGCGCCAAGAATTTCGTAAGCAAGGCCATGGTGGCCGCCCTGCTCGCGCCCGGGGTCTCCCTGCTCAAGAATGTCCCCGAGATCCGCGACGTCCACGTTGTTTCCGACCTGCTGCGTCTGCACGGCGCGACCGTCGATTGGGATGACGCCAAGGGCACGCTGCGCATTGACGCAACCAACGTCCGTCTCGCCGACGTGGCCGATGTGGACACGCTTTCCGGTTCCTCGCGCATCCCGATCCTCTTCTCCGGCCCGTTGCTGCACCGTTTGGGCGAGGCCTTCATTCCGCAGCTTGGCGGGTGCAACATCGGCGGCCGTCCGATCGATTTCCATTTGGAGACCCTGCGCAAGCTCGGCGCCAACGTGGACAAGGAACACCGCGACGGCATTCATATCACCGCTCCCAACGGTCTGCACGGCGCGAAGATTCACCTTCCCTACCCGTCGGTAGGCGCGACCGAGCAGACGCTTCTGGCCGCGGTCCAGGCCGAAGGCAAGACCGAGCTTTCCGGTGCCGCCACCGAGCCTGAAATCATGGACTTGGTCGCCGTTCTGCAGAAGATGGGCGCGATCATTTCCGTCGATGTCGACCGCACGTTCCGCATCGAAGGCGTCAAGACGCTCAAGGGCTTCACCCACACCGCGCTGACCGATCGCATCGAGGCCGCTTCCTGGGCTTCGGCCGCGCTCGCCACGCACGGTGACATCTTCGTCAAAGGCGCCACGCAGCCCGAGATGATGACGTTCCTCAACGTTTATCGCAAGATCGGCGGCGAGTTCGACGTCACCGACGAGGGCATCCGTTTCTGGCACCCGGGCGGGGACTTGAAGCCCGTGGCCATCGAAACCGATGTGCATCCCGGCTTCATGACCGACTGGCAGCAGCCGCTTGTCGTCGCGTTGACGCAGGCCAATGGCCTCTCGATCGTGCACGAGACCGTTTACGAGAATCGCTTCGGCTTCACCAAGCCGCTGATCAAGATGGGCGCGACTATTCAGCTCTACCGCGAATGCCTCGGCAGCCTGCCTTGCCGTTTCCAGCAGCGCAACTACAAGCATTCCGCCGTCATCTTCGGGCCCACACCACTCGAAGGGCGCGACATCGATGTGCCGGACCTGCGTGGCGGCTTCAGCCATCTCATCGCGGCGCTCGCGGCCAACGGCCCGTCGAACGTGCAGGGCATCAGCCTGATCGATCGCGGCTATGCCGACTTCCGTGGCAAGCTTGCCGCCCTTGGTGCCGATTTCGACTAA
- a CDS encoding phasin family protein, producing MADYKLGDGLRTIFLAGIGAMATTAEKGQEIIDGLVKKGELTVEQGRTLNTELKHKAQEVKDDMKAEKSENAKDETVADKPATDKSDESDNKAE from the coding sequence ATGGCTGATTACAAACTGGGTGACGGACTTCGCACCATATTTCTGGCAGGTATCGGTGCAATGGCGACCACCGCAGAAAAAGGGCAGGAAATCATTGATGGACTAGTCAAGAAAGGCGAGCTGACGGTGGAGCAGGGCAGGACCCTCAACACCGAGCTTAAGCACAAGGCCCAGGAAGTCAAGGACGACATGAAGGCGGAGAAGTCGGAGAATGCCAAGGATGAGACGGTGGCCGACAAGCCTGCTACCGACAAGTCCGATGAAAGCGACAACAAAGCCGAGTGA
- a CDS encoding histidine phosphatase family protein yields the protein MKPTIIYLARHTETTSNTMGLMQGWSDFPVTEHGREIIKCFGLGLKGITFNAAYSGSLPRHYQTAQGALDYSGNGNVKLVRDPDLREDNFGSFEGRSGKETNLAGANYLGYPTLEAGLADRGTTINLDIQDAWHDLDAKNVLHTNLDASVRAESSADVRKRMKRAMTKIGEAEAKRGGGNVLVISSGLSIRQFLFTLDQTLDFTGPNNTATTKLQYENGTFSIVGPVASMEYYQRGKASLSD from the coding sequence ATGAAACCGACAATCATCTATCTGGCCAGGCATACCGAAACGACTTCAAACACCATGGGACTCATGCAGGGTTGGTCGGATTTCCCGGTGACGGAGCACGGACGGGAAATCATCAAGTGCTTCGGACTCGGTCTCAAAGGCATCACATTCAATGCTGCCTATTCCGGTTCCCTGCCACGCCACTACCAGACCGCTCAGGGCGCGCTTGATTACTCTGGCAACGGAAACGTCAAGCTCGTCCGTGACCCCGACCTGCGCGAGGACAATTTCGGCAGCTTTGAGGGACGGTCTGGCAAAGAGACAAATCTGGCCGGAGCCAATTATCTAGGCTATCCGACGCTCGAAGCCGGCCTTGCCGATCGCGGCACCACAATCAATCTGGACATCCAAGATGCCTGGCACGACTTGGACGCAAAGAACGTGCTCCATACCAACCTTGACGCCAGTGTTCGTGCGGAAAGTTCGGCTGACGTGCGCAAGCGCATGAAGCGCGCGATGACCAAAATCGGCGAGGCGGAAGCAAAGCGCGGCGGCGGCAACGTATTGGTCATCAGCTCCGGGCTGAGCATCCGCCAGTTCCTCTTCACGCTCGACCAGACGCTTGATTTCACCGGCCCGAACAACACGGCGACCACCAAATTACAATACGAAAACGGGACTTTCAGCATCGTCGGCCCGGTCGCCTCGATGGAATACTACCAGCGCGGCAAAGCCAGCCTTTCGGATTGA
- a CDS encoding histidine phosphatase family protein produces MSETNNTEPVTIYLARHTKTTSNAMGRMQGWSDFPVTREGREIIHCFGRGLKGITFKAAWCGTLQRHYETARGALDYSGNESVSITRDADLREANFGSFEGRDINTSVQAAMEELGYASLQAALDTIGTKANLDLQDGLHALDQRNVLDTDLDDEDRAESSKQIQDRMFAAMTRIGQSALAQGGGNILVVSSGLSLREFLFRIDSEVDLSDQGNTATTKLRYANGRFTIIGPVGSTQYYERGRE; encoded by the coding sequence ATGAGCGAGACCAACAACACAGAACCGGTGACCATCTACCTGGCCCGTCACACGAAAACCACTTCCAACGCCATGGGCCGTATGCAGGGTTGGTCGGATTTCCCGGTGACGCGCGAAGGGCGAGAAATCATCCACTGTTTCGGACGCGGGCTGAAAGGCATCACCTTCAAAGCCGCATGGTGCGGCACCTTGCAGCGCCATTACGAAACAGCGCGCGGCGCACTTGACTACTCCGGCAACGAATCCGTGTCCATCACCCGCGACGCGGACCTTCGCGAGGCCAATTTCGGCAGCTTCGAAGGACGCGACATTAACACATCCGTGCAAGCTGCGATGGAAGAGCTCGGATACGCCTCACTGCAAGCAGCCCTGGATACCATCGGCACCAAGGCCAACCTGGATCTGCAGGACGGCCTGCACGCCCTCGATCAGCGCAATGTGCTCGACACCGACCTTGATGACGAGGACCGCGCGGAAAGCTCGAAGCAGATTCAGGACCGCATGTTCGCGGCCATGACCCGCATCGGGCAATCTGCGCTTGCACAGGGCGGCGGCAACATCCTGGTTGTCAGCTCGGGCCTGAGCTTGCGCGAGTTCCTCTTCCGTATCGATTCGGAAGTCGACCTCTCCGACCAAGGCAACACCGCGACCACCAAGTTGCGCTATGCTAACGGACGCTTCACTATCATCGGCCCTGTAGGTTCAACGCAATATTATGAACGCGGCCGCGAATAA
- a CDS encoding Mur ligase family protein, giving the protein MTDKTSSPRKPWNAFATPTIGKAVRGLSRLLHHGGSAFPGKVVEMIDPGFLARTLGQLRYGVVLVSGTNGKTTTTRMVASILEDLNLKVFTNPTGSNFTRGVVSALLTEVSASGKLDADIAVLELDEAYAVHFVHQVKPRYSLLLNVMRDQLDRFGEIDNTARLLSHVAQATTGTVVLNREDRRIAALANVVPQGTQVRYFGLSDELRKLFPSDDDMHAGDLSAAEKAAAKVEGVNTALASAVAPAVAGSDSQVDTTTSHDVFDSAGDRIIPKLDARETVSASSAMTDSLASRRLADVVLNRVGDHEAEFVMDDAEFETKVQLEGAYNLFNAAAALAVVRAASEQIENVDTTLPRARDERLMRALSHVTPAFGRGEVITVDEAPVELLLVKNPMGFRMSLASFAPAGHDTMIVINDEYADGRDMSWLWDVDFTSLRGTGVKMVSGVRAWDMALRLEYEGVKVVQTDTDIEEAVRSFVTANPGTPKHIYCTYTAMLKVRSELGKYAKVADAGVGK; this is encoded by the coding sequence ATGACGGACAAGACTTCTTCACCGCGCAAGCCGTGGAACGCCTTCGCTACGCCGACTATCGGCAAAGCGGTCCGAGGCCTTTCCCGCCTGCTGCATCACGGCGGTAGCGCGTTCCCAGGCAAGGTGGTCGAGATGATTGACCCCGGCTTTTTGGCGCGCACGCTCGGCCAGTTGCGCTATGGGGTCGTCTTGGTTTCCGGCACCAACGGCAAGACCACGACCACGCGCATGGTTGCGTCGATTTTGGAAGACCTCAATCTCAAGGTATTCACCAACCCCACCGGTTCCAACTTCACACGCGGCGTCGTCTCGGCGTTGCTCACCGAAGTTTCGGCTTCCGGCAAGCTCGACGCCGATATTGCGGTGCTGGAGCTTGACGAGGCCTACGCGGTGCATTTCGTCCACCAGGTCAAGCCACGTTATTCCTTGCTTCTGAACGTCATGCGCGACCAGCTCGACCGTTTCGGCGAAATCGACAACACCGCTCGCTTGCTGAGCCATGTTGCGCAGGCTACGACCGGAACTGTTGTTTTGAACCGCGAGGACCGTCGCATTGCGGCGCTTGCGAACGTCGTGCCGCAGGGTACGCAGGTAAGGTATTTCGGGCTTTCCGACGAATTACGCAAGCTGTTCCCATCCGATGATGACATGCATGCCGGGGATTTGTCGGCTGCCGAAAAAGCCGCCGCGAAAGTGGAAGGCGTGAACACGGCCTTGGCCAGCGCCGTCGCGCCCGCCGTCGCCGGGTCTGACTCGCAAGTCGATACGACGACTTCGCATGATGTATTCGATTCCGCAGGCGACAGGATCATCCCCAAGCTCGATGCGCGGGAGACCGTCTCTGCTTCCTCGGCGATGACTGATTCATTGGCATCGCGGCGGCTCGCGGACGTGGTGCTGAACCGTGTGGGCGACCATGAGGCGGAATTCGTGATGGACGATGCCGAATTCGAGACCAAGGTTCAGCTTGAGGGGGCCTACAACCTGTTCAACGCGGCTGCGGCGCTCGCGGTGGTTCGTGCGGCCAGCGAGCAGATTGAGAACGTCGACACGACGTTGCCAAGGGCGCGCGATGAACGGTTGATGCGCGCGCTTTCGCACGTAACTCCGGCGTTCGGTCGCGGCGAGGTCATCACTGTTGACGAGGCACCGGTCGAGCTGCTTTTGGTGAAGAATCCGATGGGCTTCAGAATGTCGCTGGCGAGTTTCGCGCCTGCTGGTCACGATACGATGATTGTCATTAATGATGAATATGCCGACGGGCGTGATATGAGCTGGCTGTGGGATGTCGATTTCACTTCGCTGCGTGGCACGGGTGTGAAGATGGTTTCGGGCGTTCGCGCTTGGGATATGGCGTTAAGGCTTGAATACGAAGGCGTCAAAGTCGTGCAAACGGACACGGACATCGAGGAGGCCGTGCGTTCGTTCGTCACGGCTAATCCCGGCACGCCGAAACATATCTATTGCACGTATACCGCAATGCTCAAGGTACGTTCGGAGCTTGGCAAATACGCCAAAGTCGCCGACGCCGGGGTGGGGAAGTAG
- a CDS encoding LacI family DNA-binding transcriptional regulator, which translates to MSRVTMHDVALEAGVSDSTVSRALRGLDRVDDSTRLRVKEASKRLHFQFSRNASSLASGKTMRVSLLLADAVNTWFDSSVLEGAYEILSPAGYDVVPVVAGTSQRLSGFFDRLPSDVNVDGIMVCSIDLNASQSDILRQLSIPSVGLDSRTVDGFDASVLIDDGQAMSDAVSLLKNMGHRNIAFVGCPTPGDLQLSAQMRADSFIKTALEQGFSENEVHNFEVGKTTDYRSKDDALEAVVARLLALHPKPTAICVETDDFAVPLIGQLRRFGVRVPEDMSVVGFDDNELAPIVGLTTIHQNPVEMARLAARKMLALMRGNHLEEPHSSVRPIFMMRDTIAVVKDTE; encoded by the coding sequence TTGAGCAGAGTCACCATGCATGATGTGGCACTTGAGGCAGGTGTTTCCGATTCGACGGTATCGCGTGCCTTACGCGGGTTAGATCGTGTTGATGATTCCACAAGACTCAGGGTGAAAGAGGCATCAAAGCGCTTGCATTTTCAATTCTCCAGGAACGCGTCCTCGCTGGCGAGCGGCAAGACGATGCGTGTCTCGTTATTGCTGGCCGATGCCGTCAATACCTGGTTCGACTCCTCCGTGCTGGAAGGTGCCTACGAAATTCTTTCCCCTGCAGGCTACGATGTGGTACCGGTCGTTGCCGGTACTTCTCAACGCCTTTCCGGTTTCTTCGACAGATTGCCTTCGGATGTCAACGTCGATGGCATCATGGTCTGCTCGATTGATCTCAACGCCAGCCAGTCCGATATTCTTCGACAGCTTTCCATCCCTTCCGTCGGTTTGGATTCCCGAACGGTCGACGGATTTGACGCTTCGGTTCTTATCGACGACGGACAGGCCATGAGCGATGCTGTCAGTCTTCTGAAAAATATGGGGCATCGCAATATTGCGTTCGTCGGCTGTCCTACCCCGGGTGATTTGCAGCTTAGCGCACAAATGCGTGCGGACTCGTTTATAAAAACCGCACTGGAACAGGGATTCTCGGAGAATGAGGTACATAATTTCGAGGTCGGGAAGACCACTGATTATCGGTCCAAAGACGATGCGCTTGAAGCCGTGGTGGCTCGATTGCTTGCGTTGCATCCCAAACCCACCGCGATTTGTGTGGAAACCGATGATTTCGCCGTTCCTCTGATAGGTCAGCTGAGGCGTTTTGGTGTTCGCGTTCCTGAAGACATGTCGGTTGTCGGATTCGACGATAATGAATTGGCGCCCATCGTCGGCTTGACGACGATTCATCAGAATCCTGTTGAAATGGCACGTTTGGCTGCCCGTAAGATGTTGGCGCTGATGCGTGGAAATCATCTTGAAGAACCGCATTCCTCGGTACGTCCCATTTTTATGATGCGGGATACCATTGCTGTCGTTAAAGATACGGAATAA
- the leuD gene encoding 3-isopropylmalate dehydratase small subunit has product MEKLTQVTGVGVPLRRSNVDTDQIIPAVFLKRVTKTGFEDALFYAWRRDPDFILNKPEYQNKGKILVAGPDFGIGSSREHAVWALRDYGFRVIISPRFADIFYGNTAKNGVLAAIMPQESVELLWKLLEEEPGRDMTVDLKERTVTCGDVTLPFEVNDYTRWRLMNGYDDIDLTLQHEDAIADYEKMRAQRFPFKPKTLPAKHAPEQPVKSARPVDDSSWTGPLGA; this is encoded by the coding sequence ATGGAGAAACTTACGCAGGTCACCGGCGTTGGCGTCCCGCTTCGGCGTTCGAACGTCGACACCGACCAGATCATTCCGGCCGTCTTTTTGAAGCGCGTCACCAAGACGGGCTTCGAGGACGCGCTGTTCTACGCGTGGCGACGTGACCCCGACTTTATTCTGAACAAGCCGGAATACCAGAACAAGGGCAAGATTCTGGTCGCCGGACCCGATTTCGGCATCGGCTCGTCGCGCGAGCACGCCGTGTGGGCTCTGCGCGATTACGGATTCCGTGTCATCATCAGCCCGCGCTTCGCGGACATCTTCTACGGCAACACCGCCAAAAACGGCGTGCTGGCCGCCATCATGCCACAGGAAAGCGTCGAGCTGCTCTGGAAGTTGTTAGAGGAAGAACCCGGCCGTGACATGACCGTCGATCTGAAGGAACGCACCGTGACCTGCGGCGACGTCACCCTGCCCTTCGAAGTCAACGATTACACACGTTGGCGCCTGATGAACGGCTACGACGACATCGACTTGACGCTGCAGCACGAGGACGCCATCGCCGACTACGAAAAGATGCGCGCCCAGCGTTTCCCCTTCAAGCCCAAGACCCTCCCCGCCAAGCACGCCCCTGAACAGCCCGTCAAGTCCGCCCGTCCGGTTGATGACTCGTCGTGGACCGGACCCTTAGGAGCGTAG
- the dnaB gene encoding replicative DNA helicase, with translation MADGKSWDSTRTGSDYNSGNFSADTSANNATLFDRIPPHDDDAEMAVLGGMLMSKDAIGEVSQLIDVSDFYQPKHQTIYEAIITLFSASEPVDAVLVANALLKDGNLEKVGGADYLHSLVASVPTAANATYYAEIVHQRAILRNVIAAGTKIAQLGYSAEGSQAEDVVNLAQSEVYEMSVGKVRQDYEAIGPVVHDALDQLDALQNGTIEKGVPTGFKGIDDETQGLQPGQMIVVAGRPAMGKSTLGVDFARSAALHNNLTTVIFSLEMSKTELAQRIISAETGIPLVALRRADNDSLTPERWNTLNDFWTAMQNAPLFLDDSPNMSLMEIRAKCRRLKQTNDLKLVIIDYLQLMSSGKQEESRQQEVSGFSRALKLLAKELEVPVVALSQLNRGPEMRNDKKPQLADLRESGSIEQDADVVFLVHRPDFYNEEDRPGEADIILAKHRNGKTGTFPLAFQGEYSRFRDMPQDPNQGV, from the coding sequence ATGGCAGACGGAAAATCTTGGGACTCAACGCGTACGGGCAGCGATTACAATTCAGGGAACTTCAGCGCTGACACTTCGGCGAACAACGCAACGTTGTTTGACCGGATCCCACCCCACGACGATGACGCGGAAATGGCCGTTTTGGGCGGCATGCTGATGAGTAAGGATGCCATCGGCGAGGTCTCGCAGCTCATTGACGTCTCGGATTTCTACCAGCCCAAACACCAGACCATCTATGAGGCTATCATCACGCTGTTCTCTGCCTCAGAGCCCGTTGATGCGGTGCTCGTCGCCAACGCGCTCCTGAAAGACGGCAACCTCGAAAAAGTGGGCGGTGCCGATTACCTGCACAGCCTTGTGGCCTCCGTGCCCACGGCTGCAAACGCTACGTATTACGCCGAAATCGTCCATCAGCGCGCTATCCTCCGAAATGTCATCGCCGCCGGAACGAAAATCGCACAGCTCGGCTACTCTGCGGAAGGCTCGCAGGCCGAGGACGTGGTGAACCTGGCCCAGTCCGAGGTCTACGAGATGAGTGTCGGCAAGGTACGGCAGGATTATGAGGCCATCGGCCCGGTGGTCCACGACGCGCTTGATCAGCTTGACGCCCTGCAGAACGGTACCATCGAAAAAGGCGTGCCCACAGGTTTCAAAGGCATTGACGACGAGACGCAGGGTCTGCAGCCTGGCCAGATGATCGTGGTCGCGGGCCGACCGGCGATGGGTAAGTCCACGCTCGGCGTGGATTTCGCGCGTTCGGCCGCGTTGCACAACAATCTGACCACCGTCATCTTCTCGCTCGAGATGAGCAAAACCGAGCTCGCGCAACGTATCATCTCCGCCGAAACCGGTATCCCGCTGGTCGCCTTGCGTCGCGCGGACAACGACAGCCTGACCCCGGAGCGTTGGAACACGCTCAATGATTTCTGGACGGCCATGCAGAATGCGCCGCTCTTCCTGGACGACAGCCCGAACATGAGCCTGATGGAAATCCGTGCGAAGTGCCGCCGCCTGAAGCAGACCAACGACCTCAAACTGGTCATCATCGACTACCTGCAGCTCATGAGTTCCGGCAAGCAGGAGGAAAGCCGTCAGCAGGAGGTTTCCGGCTTCTCGCGTGCGCTGAAGCTTCTGGCCAAGGAACTTGAGGTGCCCGTGGTCGCGCTTTCCCAGCTCAACCGCGGACCCGAAATGCGTAACGACAAGAAGCCGCAGCTCGCCGATCTGCGTGAATCCGGTTCCATCGAGCAGGACGCCGACGTGGTCTTCCTCGTCCACCGTCCCGATTTCTACAATGAAGAGGACCGGCCGGGCGAAGCTGATATCATCCTCGCCAAGCACCGCAACGGCAAAACCGGTACGTTCCCGCTTGCCTTCCAAGGTGAGTATTCCCGTTTCCGCGATATGCCGCAGGATCCCAACCAGGGGGTCTGA
- a CDS encoding glycoside hydrolase family 13 protein: protein MSSVSQKAKAASDSTDISENLWWKQAVVYQIYPRSFKDSTGSGLGDLKGITGKMGYLKALGVDAVWLSPFYPSELADGGYDVEDYRNVDPRLGTMDDFDAMVAAAHKAGIKIVVDIVPNHSSRLHQWFQEALKSEPGSPARNRYIFRDGKGPNGDEPPTKWIANFGGSAWTRVPDGQWYLHLFAKEQPDFNWDNREVRDDFLKTLKFWCDHGTDGFRVDVAEGLAKDLDRDDLDNYDVDAMHITIEDGSHPVYDRDEVHEIFREWRHEVFDKYTPARFAVAEAWVPASRQYLYARPDELGQVFNFKFAECNWLRDEMHEAIEDGIASAERTNGSTSTWVMGNHDVPRSASRYALPQIKTDNGLYHAVANDWLLRNGTTYHENRELGTKRARAAVMLEMALPGSAYVYQGEELGLFEVADIPWDELEDPWAFGTRRDLTKKGRDGCRVPLPWQSDGKDDSFGFSPAKQADGSNAEKPHLPQPAWFSDYAVDGEEANDDSMLSHYRRVLKLRHELQTPDTSLNWLDDYDHQTDAHDGADGNLGGSIAYRRANGWANITNFSATPMALPQGEVLLSSSPLTADGKLPQDTSVWMKL, encoded by the coding sequence ATGTCATCCGTCAGCCAGAAGGCAAAAGCCGCATCCGATTCCACAGACATTTCGGAAAACCTTTGGTGGAAGCAGGCGGTAGTCTATCAGATCTATCCCAGAAGCTTCAAGGATTCAACCGGTTCGGGCCTGGGCGACCTCAAAGGCATTACCGGCAAAATGGGCTATCTGAAAGCCCTTGGCGTCGACGCGGTGTGGCTTTCGCCCTTCTATCCCTCCGAACTGGCCGACGGCGGCTACGACGTTGAGGATTACCGCAATGTCGACCCGCGTCTGGGCACCATGGATGATTTCGACGCAATGGTCGCCGCAGCGCACAAAGCCGGTATCAAGATAGTCGTCGACATCGTCCCGAACCATTCCTCCCGTCTGCACCAGTGGTTCCAGGAAGCGCTGAAATCCGAGCCCGGCTCCCCCGCCCGCAACCGCTATATCTTCCGCGATGGCAAGGGCCCCAATGGCGACGAGCCACCGACCAAGTGGATTGCCAACTTTGGCGGCTCGGCATGGACCCGCGTGCCTGACGGTCAGTGGTATCTGCATCTTTTCGCCAAGGAACAGCCCGACTTCAACTGGGACAACCGCGAGGTCCGCGACGACTTTTTGAAGACGCTGAAATTCTGGTGCGATCACGGCACCGATGGCTTCCGCGTGGATGTGGCCGAAGGCCTTGCCAAGGATCTCGACCGCGATGACCTCGACAATTATGACGTCGACGCCATGCACATCACCATCGAGGACGGCAGCCACCCGGTCTACGACCGCGACGAGGTTCACGAAATCTTCCGCGAATGGCGCCACGAGGTCTTCGACAAGTACACGCCCGCCCGCTTTGCCGTTGCCGAGGCCTGGGTGCCGGCTTCGCGTCAGTATCTCTACGCCCGCCCGGACGAGCTCGGCCAAGTCTTCAACTTCAAGTTCGCCGAATGCAACTGGCTGCGCGACGAAATGCACGAGGCCATCGAGGACGGCATCGCCTCGGCGGAACGCACCAACGGTTCCACCTCCACCTGGGTGATGGGCAACCACGACGTGCCCCGCAGCGCTTCACGTTATGCGCTGCCGCAGATCAAGACCGACAACGGCCTCTACCATGCCGTGGCCAACGACTGGCTGCTGCGCAACGGCACCACCTACCACGAAAACCGTGAGTTGGGCACCAAGCGCGCCCGCGCCGCGGTGATGCTAGAAATGGCGCTGCCGGGCTCGGCATACGTGTATCAGGGCGAGGAACTCGGGCTTTTCGAAGTTGCCGACATCCCGTGGGACGAGCTCGAGGACCCGTGGGCCTTCGGCACCCGTCGAGACCTCACCAAGAAGGGCCGCGACGGTTGCCGCGTGCCGCTTCCGTGGCAGTCCGACGGCAAGGACGATTCCTTTGGTTTCTCACCGGCCAAGCAAGCCGACGGCAGCAATGCCGAGAAGCCACATCTGCCGCAGCCAGCATGGTTCTCGGACTATGCGGTGGACGGCGAAGAGGCCAATGACGATTCCATGCTCTCGCATTATCGCCGCGTGCTGAAGCTGCGCCACGAACTGCAGACGCCGGACACTTCCCTGAACTGGCTCGACGACTATGACCACCAGACCGACGCCCACGACGGTGCCGACGGCAATCTCGGCGGTTCCATCGCCTACAGGCGCGCCAACGGCTGGGCGAATATCACCAATTTCAGCGCCACGCCGATGGCTCTGCCCCAAGGCGAAGTGCTGCTGAGCTCCAGCCCGCTGACCGCAGACGGCAAGCTGCCGCAAGACACTTCGGTGTGGATGAAACTTTAA